Proteins encoded in a region of the Podospora pseudopauciseta strain CBS 411.78 chromosome 6, whole genome shotgun sequence genome:
- a CDS encoding hypothetical protein (EggNog:ENOG503PH8S): MVIIITRPSPRVSTGGGSSGSSTGSTGSTSGTAGTTVGKTWGAPAPAPAPAPAPVPVWGTTPGVIVTTPPDVAAAGAKSAGKYVPGDPATVPYLDRGNSGQYPVVIVTPSELNTGNDTKVALPPIPVEWIIAPRNITSPDQCPNAGATIATFAATDVVLAVLLIVTAARPILYRASRHLFGKRGGKKVYWTWLMWLVLQVTGNVGAALLVVRTEGYEHLEFLKVFALYLSRPRLKAWWLAILRTSFSVGGRRFPDGNTRLEQEQEQENEKISLEWEKDGRKEKEHIYVDAYVSAALVEFIFQISAAVFIGVTWERFPNEVIKQYMQPPLRFMFAAPGIMLVAISVGVPIWRITGETWGWKETVDKDPETKKVIRRRSPPSMGGIRFWWVIWGSLIYIPVYSAAWVYWTHFLTLPGALWCPPRLVSQSAIWILTSI; this comes from the exons ATGGTCATCATCATAACTCGTCCATCTCCCAGGGTTTCAACAGGTGGTGGTAGCTCAGGCAGCAGCACTGGCAGCACCGGGAGCACATCGGGCACAGCAGGCACGACTGTTGGCAAAACTTGGGGTGCTCCCGCCCCGGCACCAGCCCCAGCCCCGGCACCTGTCCCCGTATGGGGAACAACACCAGGAGTGATCGTAACAACTCCTCCTGACGTTGCCGCTGCCGGCGCAAAGTCAGCAGGCAAATATGTTCCTGGTGACCCAGCTACAGTGCCG TACCTTGATCGTGGCAACTCCGGACAATATcccgtcgtcatcgtcacaCCCAGCGAGCTCAACACTGGAAACGATACCAAAGTTGCCCTCCCTCCTATACCTGTCGAGTGGATCATCGCGCCTCGAAACATCACCAGTCCCGACCAATGTCCAAACGCCGGAGCTACAATTGCAACCTTTGCTGCCACGGATGTTGTCCTGGCGGTCCTCCTGATCGTCACCGCGGCAAGGCCAATACTGTACAGAGCCTCGCGTCATCTGTTCGGCAAGCGAGGGGGCAAAAAAGTATACTGGACATGGTTGATGTGGCTTGTCCTGCAAGTGACAGGCAATGTCGGTGCGGCTCTTCTAGTCGTCAGAACTGAGGGATACGAACATCTGGAATTTTTAAAGGTCTTTGCTCTTTACCTGTCCAGGCCCAGACTAAAGGCATGGTGGCTCGCTATCCTGCGGACATCGTTTTCCGTGGGGGGCCGGAGGTTCCCTGACGGCAACACAAGACTTGAGCAAGAACAAGAGCAAGAGAATGAGAAGATATCCCTTGAGTGGGAAAAAGACGGCCGCAAAGAGAAAGAGCACATTTATGTTGACGCATACGTTTCGGCTGCCCTGGTCGAATTTATTTTCCAGATCTCCGCTGCGGTGTTCATCGGTGTGACCTGGGAGAGGTTTCCAAACGAAGTCATCAAGCAGTACATGCAACCACCGCTGAGATTCATGTTTGCGGCGCCTGGCATTATGTTGGTCGCCATTTCAGTGGGAGTTCCAATATGGCGTATCACAGGTGAAACTTGGGGTTGGAAGGAGACTGTGGACAAAGACCCGGAAACAAAAAAGGTGATACGGCGCCGATCACCGCCATCGATGGGCGGCATCCGGTTTTGGTGGGTGATATGGGGGTCTCTCATTTATATTCCCGTTTACTCCGCCGCATGGGTCTACTGGACACACTTTCTTACTCTTCCTGGCGCATTGTGGTGTCCGCCCAGGCTGGTCAGTCAGTCGGCGATTTGGATCCTGACGTCTATTTAG
- a CDS encoding hypothetical protein (COG:S; EggNog:ENOG503PBXG) — MPQTPPEDVRHQHEVELGPSDAHDEEGYDSGVDDASRRSSLTSLRSSIFEFYEENGRTYHSMSAGKYFMPNDASEVERLDLQHHLFRLTFDDQICLCPKKDGAKRVLDLGTGSGIWCIDYADQHPEAEVIGVDLSPVQPDFIPPNCSFEIDDLEKEWTWSKKFDFIISRFMTGSFADNASIVKKVYDQLEPGGYFEAQDMALPIGCDDGTFTEDSGLWIWMSWLMKAMEAMHRPFSAAQNWKSMMEEAGFEEVVEYIYKWPINGWPRDPKYKRLGQWALYDMDQVMEAAILAPLTRAMGWSQEEVLLLAADARKVLRDPRVHAYWPIYVVYGRKPFSSKQKSSVDKTAA; from the exons ATGCCTCAAACACCGCCAGAGGATGTCCGTCATCAGCACGAAGTCGAGCTT GGACCGTCAGATGCtcatgatgaagagggttACGACTCAGGTGTAGACGAT GCGTCAAGACGTAGTAGTCTCACCTCTCTACGATCTAGCATTTTTGAGTTCTACGAAGAGAACGGACGGACCTACCATTCTATGAGCGCTGGGAAATATTTCATGCCGAATGATGCA TCCGAAGTTGAACGGCTGG ACTTGCAACACCACCTTTTCAGATTGACTTTTGACGACCAGATATGCCTTTGCCCAAAGAAAGACGGCGCCAAACGAGTGCTTGATCTCGGCACCGGAAGTGGCATCTGGTGTATCGATTACG CGGATCAGCACCCCGAGGCAGAA GTCATCGGTGTAGACCTAAGCCCAGTTCAACCGGACTT CATACCGCCGAATTGTTCCTTTGAG ATTGACGATCTCGAAAAGGAATGGACATGGTCCAAGAAGTTCGACTTCATTATCAGCCGCTTCATGACAGGCAGCTTCGCCGACAATGCCTCCATAGTCAAAAAGGTCTACGACCAGCTGGAACCCGGCGGTTACTTTGAAGCACAGGACATGGCTCTGCCAATTGGCTGTGATGACGGCACCTTCACTGAGGACTCTGGCCTATGGATATGGATGTCATGGCTCATGAAGGCCATGGAAGCTATGCATCGACCTTTCTCAGCTGCACAAAACTGGAAGTCTATGATGGAGGAAGCCGGGTTTGAAGAGGTCGTCGAGTACATCTACAAGTGGCCAATCAATGGCTGGCCCCGTGACCCCAAGTACAAGAGGCTGGGCCAGTGGGCACTTTATGATATGGACCAGGTCATGGAGGCGGCCATCTTGGCGCCTCTTACGAGGGCAATGGGCTGGAGTCAAGAAGAGGTGCTGTTGCTAGCTGCTGACGCGAGGAAGGTGTTGAGAGATCCGAGGGTGCATGCTTACTGGCCCAT ATATGTTGTTTATGGCCGCAAACCGTTCTCTTCGAAACAGAAGTCGAGTGTCGACAAGACTGCCGCTTAG
- a CDS encoding hypothetical protein (EggNog:ENOG503PWS1), protein MARATQWHATIAIYIFFLPTIFLHLHIRMSSEFDPHSLQHSSSEEEAIEKWNPRPIVSDPSHCAELYNLLLSRYIAAIPSEFHSQTHPPTTTALETTLFPRFSTLHPAFFSNMEDPHSHPFHILLSQLQTSSPFQRDAILSPFFIQPEPDLLVPSEAYHSLFQIDFEEALEQQGRCLLLFLPGNTDFTGEPPYDEGLVLDADTLEATWRHGMDGLPEYPGPSWIPLHGVLEKDREKWERGEYYFDEEQMKVEQRGWTEIGLDETVQAWEGLLKAIEDKGGTGGEWDEPLRLEDEDIERYKVSRFAKEFLSRSKRPKFKFIGPGITVFSPESWLEVYGSEPENSERRLNRNGAEYKNWPTLVFPSAYQVGSPFHQWSPGYYKAALSEMVHRRTGVYLNGWDHRYAEAAELVSGSADVPRGITSFDRPPPWGPVRGTRLALILRHWTTLVEDGTWEVGVDGVAEHLTWWNDDNKVKAQVRRV, encoded by the coding sequence ATGGCGCGAGCAACCCAATGGCATGCAACCATTGCCATTTATATCTTTTTCCTACCTACGATCTTTCTACACCTTCACATCAGAATGAGTTCCGAATTTGACCCGCATTCTCTGCAACACTCCTCttctgaagaagaagccatTGAAAAATGGAACCCCCGCCCCATAGTCAGCGACCCATCCCACTGCGCTGAGCTTTATAACCTCCTACTCTCCAGATACATCGCCGCTATCCCATCTGAATTccactcccaaacccaccctccaacaacaaccgcccTCGAAacaaccctcttcccccgCTTCAGTACCCTCCacccagccttcttctccaacatgGAAGACCCTCACTCCCACCCATTTCACATCCTGCTCTCCCAGCTGCAGACAAGCTCCCCATTCCAACGGGACGCAATCCTCTCCCCGTTCTTCATCCAACCAGAACCCGACTTGCTCGTCCCCTCAGAGGCGTACCACTCTCTCTTCCAGATCGACTTTGAAGAGGCGCTCGAACAACAAGGCCGGTGTCTCCTCTTGTTCCTCCCCGGGAACACGGACTTCACCGGCGAGCCACCCTACGACGAGGGACTGGTGCTCGATGCCGACACCCTCGAGGCGACATGGCGCCACGGGATGGACGGCCTGCCGGAGTACCCCGGTCCAAGCTGGATCCCCCTCCATGGTGTTTTGGAGAAAGACCGGGAaaagtgggagaggggggagtaCTACTTTGACGAGGAGCAGATGAAGGTTGAGCAGAGAGGCTGGACAGAAATCGGGTTAGACGAGACAGTTCAGGCTTGGGAGGGCTTGCTGAAGGCGATCGAGGACAAGGGTGGGACgggaggggagtgggatgaGCCGCTAAGattggaggatgaggatatTGAACGGTACAAGGTCAGTCGGTTCGCCAAGGAGTTTCTGAGCAGGTCCAAGAGGCCAAAGTTCAAGTTTATTGGTCCGGGAATCACGGTGTTCTCGCCGGAGAGTTGGCTCGAGGTTTATGGGTCCGAACCGGAGAATTCTGAGCGGAGGTTGAACAGGAATGGTGCTGAATACAAAAACTGGCCGACTTTGGTTTTCCCGTCTGCTTACCAGGTTGGATCGCCCTTTCATCAGTGGAGCCCCGGGTATTACAAGGCTGCACTTTCTGAGATGGTTCACCGTCGGACGGGTGTTTATCTCAATGGATGGGATCATCGATACGCCGAGGCAGCTGAGCTGGTGAGCGGATCAGCTGATGTTCCTCGAGGGATCACGTCTTTTGACAGGCCGCCACCATGGGGACCAGTACGAGGGACCCGTCTGGCACTAATCTTGCGGCACTGGACCACGTTGGTGGAAGATGGGACGTGGGAGGTGGGCGTCGACGGTGTTGCAGAACATTTGACTTGGTGGAATGATGACAATAAAGTGAAGGCTCAAGTGAGGCGTGTTTAG
- a CDS encoding hypothetical protein (EggNog:ENOG503PDVB; COG:H), whose product MDDSNIPPNQPAITLPPLPSTQPHHPTPRIHPSSLIHPSSLPLIHPTATVGAFCLIGPNVTISARTTLLSHVSIPSNTTLGTDCTIHPFSVLGGPSQALADKSQPPNTGKLTIGNSCTIREGVTCNVGFSAKGTVIGNGCLLMANSHVAHDCVLGDEVILVNGVLLAGHVTVGRGAIFAGMGGTVQFVRVGEYAYVGGATVVSRDVLPYSMVKGYRGRTVGVNAVGLKRRGWTGERIQWVERAVRAVSRGDQEELSELVKRVGSTGKDDLMRVVDFARESEIGMCSLHEKVSGGAKL is encoded by the coding sequence atggACGACTCAAACATCCCTCCCAATCAACCAGCAATCAcgctcccacccctcccatcaacacaaccacatcatcccacccctcgaatccacccctcctccctcatccacccctcctccctccccctcatccacccaacCGCCACCGTCGGAGCCTTCTGCCTCATCGGCCCCAACGTCACCATCTCCGCccgcaccaccctcctctcccacgtctccatcccctccaacaccaccctcggcaCCGACTGCAccatccaccccttctccGTCCTAGGCGGCCCCTCCCAAGCCCTAGCCGACAAatcccaacctcccaacACCGGCAAGCTCACCATCGGAAACTCGTGCACCATCCGCGAGGGCGTAACCTGCAACGTCGGCTTTTCGGCCAAAGGAACAGTGATAGGAAACGGGTGTCTACTCATGGCCAACAGCCACGTTGCTCACGACTGTGTCTTGGGGGATGAGGTCATCCTCGTGAACGGGGTCCTCCTGGCTGGGCATGTAacggtggggaggggagcgaTTTTTGCGGGCATGGGAGGGACCGTTCAGTttgtgagggttggggagtaCGCCTATGTTGGGGGGGCGACGGTGGTGAGCAGGGATGTTTTGCCGTATAGTATGGTCAAGGGGTATAGAGGGAGGACGGTGGGGGTTAACGCTGTGGggctgaagaggagggggtggacgggggagaggattcagtgggtggagagggctgtGAGGGCTGTGTCGAGGGGGGATCAGGAAGAGCTGAGTGAACTGGTGAAAAGAGTAGGAAGCACAGGAAAGGATGATCTAATGAGGGTGGTAGATTTTGCGAGGGAGTCGGAAATAGGGATGTGTTCATTGCATGAGAAGGTAAGCGGGGGAGCAAAGCTGTGA
- a CDS encoding hypothetical protein (EggNog:ENOG503NZ12; COG:U), with translation MSSSASATASLREKSHNNHLTSSTGSDSDSTKVEAGIPNPNTTEPAPPPRDIHGFKWISVVIAILSSIFLYSLDNTVVADITPAAVNAFGDSLKLPWLSVGFLLGGVSVVLPFGKLYSLFDAKWLYIFSTVLFNIGSAICGAAPSIDALIVGRVLAGMGGNGMYLGTMNLLSATTTNMERPAYLSFVGLVWGVGTVLGPVVGGAFVESPATWRWAFYINLCIAGLFAPVYLFWIPSYKPQPRETSSRELVKKVDFGGTLLSVAAITTLVMAINLGGALYEWNSGNIIALFVVSFVLFGAFGVQQRWNFGLRDKGDKIFPTHFLRRWNLVLLFCSAAAINAAAFIPIYYIPLYFQFTRGDSPTEAAVRLLPLIFTLSAAILINGHLMVRWEYFQPWYITGSILALVGGVLLCK, from the coding sequence ATGTCCTCCTCAGCATCCGCCACGGCCTCCCTCAGGGAGAAATCCCACAACAACCATCTAACAAGCAGCACAGGAAGCGACTCCGACTCCACCAAAGTCGAAGCTGGcattcccaaccccaacaccacagaaccagcaccaccaccccgcgACATCCACGGCTTCAAGTGGATCTCGGTCGTCATCGCAATCTtatcctccatcttcctctacTCCCTCGACAACACAGTAGTAGCAGACATTACCCCCGCCGCCGTTAACGCCTTCGGCGACAGCCTCAAACTCCCTTGGCTTTCCGTCGGCTTCTTACTCGGTGGCGTAAGCGTTGTCCTGCCCTTTGGAAAACTTTACAGCCTCTTCGACGCAAAATGGCTGTACATCTTCTCCACCGTCCTCTTCAACATCGGATCTGCCATCTGCGGAGCGGCACCGTCGATTGACGCGCTGAttgtggggagggtgttggctgGTATGGGCGGTAACGGGATGTACCTCGGGACGATGAACCTGTTGAGTgcgacaaccaccaacatgGAAAGACCTGCATATCTCAGCTTTGTGGGCTTGGTTTGGGGAGTCGGTACCGTGCTCGGGCCTGTGGTGGGCGGCGCGTTCGTGGAGAGCCCGGCAACGTGGAGGTGGGCTTTCTACATCAACTTGTGCATTGCCGGTTTGTTCGCACCGGTGTATCTGTTTTGGATTCCGTCGTACAAGCCCCAGCCACGGGAAACCTCGAGCCGGGAACTGGTCAAGAAAGTCGATTTTGGAGGGACGTTGTTGAGCGTGGCGGCGATTACGACTTTGGTTATGGCAATCAATCTGGGTGGTGCCCTATACGAGTGGAATAGCGGCAACATCATCGCGTTGTTCGTGGTATCCTTTGTGTTGTTTGGAGCATTTGGTGTGCAGCAGAGGTGGAACTTTGGACTAAGGGATAAGGGCGACAAGATCTTCCCAACGCACTTTTTGAGAAGGTGGAATCTGGTCTTGTTGTTCTGTTCTGCAGCTGCCATCAATGCTGCCGCATTCATTCCGATCTATTACATCCCACTATACTTTCAGTTCACCCGGGGAGATAGCCCGACCGAAGCAGCTGTCAGGCTATTGCCTCTCATCTTCACCTTGAGTGCGGCTATTTTGATCAATGGACACCTGATGGTGAGATGGGAATATTTCCAACCTTGGTATATTACCGGCAGTATCTTAGCGCTTGTGGGAGGCGTGCTGTTATGTAAGTGA
- a CDS encoding hypothetical protein (EggNog:ENOG503NXN5; COG:E) has product MSTARVWRPAKALSQRRSFSTTPRALDNYAFIGLGRMGYQMARNLQSKLPPGDTIRLYDINRSAAEKLVEEMKTQQAGGAAPEVSTSVSDAAKEADVVISCLPEPQHVRSTYEALLKDIADLPPRPQPRLFIDSSTIDPHTSSTVCQLVEDKLPGQGHFVDAPMSGGVVGATAGTLTFMLGSDRSLVGRLEPILLRMGKRVLHCGPQTAGLAAKLANNLLLGIQNIGTAEAMLLGVKLGLDPKVLADVINASTGKCWASEVNNPVPGVVPTAPASRGYEGGFGIELMLKDMKLAQDAARRIDLQQTMATKALDLYERASKDAECKGRDFSVVYQVFDKTNGQGP; this is encoded by the exons ATGTCAACGGCAAGAGTATGGCGACCCGCGAAGGCTTTGTCGCAACGTCGGTCCTTTTCCACCACACCGCGGGCACTGGATAACTATGCTTTCATTGGGCTTGGGCGGATG GGATACCAAATGGCACGAAACCTCCAGTCCAAACTTCCACCAGGCGACACCATTCGGCTGTACGATATCAACCGGAGCGCAGCTGAAAAGCTCGTCGAGGAAATGAAGACGCAACAAGCCGGTGGTGCTGCCCCAGAGGTGTCTACCAGCGTCTCAGACGCTGCGAAGGAAGCA GATGTCGTCATCTCTTGCCTTCCTGAGCCACAACATGTCCGGTCAACGTATGAGGCGTTGCTGAAGGACATTGCGGATCTCCCACCTCGTCCGCAACCTCGACTCTTCATTGACTCGTCAACGATTGACCCACACACGTCGTCCACAGTATGCCAATTGGTGGAAGACAAGCTCCCTGGGCAGGGTCACTTTGTTGATGCCCCCATGTCAGGCGGGGTTGTCGGCGCCACAGCTGGCACATTGACGTTCATGCTGGGCTCTGACAGGTCGCTGGTCGGCCGCCTTGAGCCCATTTTGCTTCGTATGGGGAAACGAGTGCTTCATTGCGGTCCGCAAACCGCTGGTCTCGCCGCCAAGCTGGCCAACAACCTTTTGCTGGGGATACAGAACATCGGTACGGCGGAGGCTATGTTGTTGGGTGTCAAGCTCGGTCTTGACCCCAAGGTATTGGCAGATGTCATCAATGCTAGCACTGGAAAGTGCTGGGCAAGTGAGGTCAACAATCCTGTCCCGGGCGTAGTTCCAACAGCCCCGGCAAGTCGTGGCTACGAAGGCGGGTTTGGCATCGAGCTCATGTTGAAAGATATGAAACTTGCTCAAGATGCCGCCCGGAGGATAGACCTTCAGCAAACCATGGCTACCAAGGCTCTTGATCTGTATGAAAGGGCTTCCAAGGATGCCGAATGCAAGGGTCGAGATTTCTCGGTTGTCTACCAAGTCTTTGACAAGACGAATGGTCAAGGGCCGTGA
- a CDS encoding hypothetical protein (COG:S; EggNog:ENOG503NY13), protein MATDRHLPQRYNQFMIDDVPPHNELVSRRRLGRTRLSPKVAAFTHNDANDPLLDDTFDYAHLRAPLPKGIVSPIWGLNKSSPSSYFLMRRSRDGFVSATGMFKASFPYANLEEEEAERRYIKSQPTTSANETAGNVWIPPQQALDLAVEYKILPWIRALLDPSEIAVNPSSEGPKAPPAFHGLTQYPLPPPTPSRLRRSSRSASPAKTAPPSTRRPIATPRRRRAGSKPPVPSVVESQPADSQATLVNGGGGDDEIFQTTSVSAPVTTVAKVEEVKEGEVKVEAVEQDSGAVLNTTEEPKIKVHVDQDVKVDADGEEVKHTKVDVEVPIFGGKLPSSEEAAKMVAEARAMVEAATKAVDNEAAVEPTKSKRKADDIAEDKDDQDEDAPESRQVKKVKTEAEIRKQKIRRRAFFGVTATVAVGAIGALLPMITPYIANAL, encoded by the exons ATGGCCACAGACCGTCACCTGCCTCAGCGCTACAATCAGTTCATGATTGATGATGTTCCACCGC ATAACGAACTGGTTTCCCGTCGCCGGCTAGGCCGGACAAGATTGTCCCCAAAGGTGGCTGCGTTCACCCATAACGACGCCAACGATCCCCTTCTCGATGACACGTTCGACTACGCGCATCTGCGCGCCCCACTTCCCAAGGGGATCGTATCGCCAATCTGGGGGCTCAACAAGTCATCGCCGAGCAGCTACTTTCTCATGCGCCGCAGTCGCGATGGCTTTGTGTCTGCCACCGGAATGTTCAAGGCGAGCTTCCCGTATGCGAACctagaagaggaggaggcagagcgCAGATACATCAAATCACAGCCGACTACGAGTGCCAACGAGACTGCCGGCAATGTGTGGATCCCGCCCCAGCAGGCTCTTGATCTTGCGGTTGAGTACAAGATTCTTCCGTGGATTCGCGCACTCCTGGATCCGTCGGAAATTGCCGTCAACCCGTCGTCTGAGGGGCCAAAAGCCCCACCCGCCTTCCATGGACTCACCCAAtatcctctcccacccccgacTCCCTCCCGCTTGCGTCGCAGCAGTCGCTCGGCCAGCCCGGCGAAGACGGCGCCACCCTCCACCAGGCGCCCTATTGCGACCcccaggagaagaagggctgGATCGAAGCCCCCTGTCCCTAGTGTAGTTGAATCCCAGCCTGCCGACTCCCAGGCAACTCTTGTGaacggcggtggcggcgatgaCGAGATATTCCAGACCACCAGTGTTTCTGCCCCAGTTACAACCGTggccaaggttgaggaggtcaaggagggcgaggtgaAGGTTGAGGCTGTCGAGCAAGACTCGGGCGCTGTCCTGAATACGACCGAGGAGCCCAAGATCAAGGTTCATGTTGATCAGGATGTCAAGGTGGATGCCGATGGCGAAGAGGTCAAGCACACCAAGGTTGACGTTGAGGTTCCCATTTTCGGTGGCAAGCTTCCCTCTTcggaggaggctgccaagATGGTCGCTGAGGCCCGGGCTATGGTGGAGGCTGCTACCAAAGCGGTTGATAACGAGGCTGCTGTCGAGCCTACCAAGTCGAAGCGCAAGGCCGACGACATCGCTGAGGATAAAGATGACCAGGACGAAGACGCTCCAGAGTCTCGTCAAGTGAAGAAGGTCAAGACCGAGGCGGAAATTAGAAAGCAGAAGATCCGCAGAAGGGCCTTCTTCGGTGTCACAGCCACAGTTGCCGTGGGTGCTATTGG TGCTCTTCTTCCAATGATCACCCCTTATATTGCCAATGCTCTATAG
- a CDS encoding hypothetical protein (EggNog:ENOG503P2JG) encodes MSDSRYQTNITMPHSTTHQQPFIMVPTRQYYQSPDTFLLNNIVDINKLLKTAVSSGLKAVPAVGSLLGSVVSALWPEKSQPTLQWDRIEKDVRRVVEGLLDRDKANTLRQKIDSLHDLIDGYNKTAYGGRQKGEKLTFLLGWFTVTRREFTENGTPWLTLQYFVPLATLHLTLLREQLLRWDKLYPDDTMDEVRLRRELQDAITICTTAAEQIRDKCLKWRMDERIIVTEDEAYDWCLVGRQWRKFVRDLETQFSQTISWGPEIGPSRGYRIEEEVNRYVQDLRDTAGAVYRQQIDDILAPSLQWPQFDKVGTYDPVRRVIMAGTTGPMCAGISSGMWHFNDREFAREHGPITKVVVHAWDRVDGFEVWYGGVSSGLRGRRGGSQRELEVGDSESIVCVTGHAGQWLDSVSFFVSPNKHINGGNGTDNFRIGFAEDSPSNETDTLRLDYVYGWSNSGSGFIEGFGAVFCRVEIM; translated from the exons ATGTCGGACTCGAGATATCAAACAA ATATCACCATGCCTCACTCGACAACCCACCAACAGCCATTCATCATGGTCCCGACCCGCCAATATTATCAAAGCCCGGATACATTCCTCTTGAACAACATTGTCGACATCAACAAGCTCCTGAAGACCGCTGTCTCATCCGGCCTCAAAGCTGTCCCAGCTGTAGGTTCGCTGCTGGGGAGCGTCGTCAGCGCACTCTGGCCAGAGAAAAGCCAGCCCACCCTGCAGTGGGACAGAATCGAGAAGGATGTGCGCAGGGTCGTTGAGGGCCTTCTGGACAGGGACAAGGCCAACACTCTCCGGCAAAAGATTGACTCCCTCCATGACTTGATCGACGGGTACAACAAAACCGCTTATGGCGGACGACAGAAAGGCGAGAAGctcaccttcctccttggCTGGTTCACCGTCACCCGGCGCGAGTTCACCGAGAACGGCACACCTTGGCTGACGTTGCAATATTTTGTTCCTCTGGCCACGCTCCATCTCACGCTACTCCGCGAACAACTGCTACGCTGGGACAAGCTTTACCCCGACGACACAATGGATGAGGTGCGGCTCCGCCGGGAACTCCAAGATGCGATCACCATCTGTACCACCGCTGCCGAGCAGATCCGCGACAAGTGCTTGAAGTGGCGTATGGATGAGCGTATCATCGTGACAGAAGATGAAGCTTATGACTGGTGTTTGGTTGGTCGTCAATGGCGCAAGTTTGTTCGCGACCTCGAAACCCAGTTCTCCCAGACGATCTCATGGGGCCCTGAGATCGGTCCAAGCAGAGGGTACCGTattgaagaggaggtgaACAGATACGTGCAGGATTTGCGCGACACGGCTGGTGCTGTCTATCGACAACAGATTGATGACATCCTCGCGCCTTCACTTCAGTGGCCACAGTTTGATAAGGTGGGCACGTATGACCCAGTGAGGCGGGTCATCATGGCTGGCACAACGGGACCCATGTGTGCCGGTATCTCTTCCGGAATGTGGCACTTCAACGACCGGGAGTTTGCAAGGGAGCATGGGCCCATCACCAAGGTAGTTGTCCATGCCTGGGATCGCGTTGATGGCTTCGAGGTCTGGTATGGCGGTGTCAGTAGCGGTCTCCGCGGCAGGCGCGGTGGCTCGCAGAGGGAGTTGGAAGTTGGAGACTCGGAGTCAATTGTTTGCGTGACAGGTCACGCCGGGCAGTGGCTAGACTCGGTCAGTTTCTTTGTGAGCCCCAACAAGCATATCAACGGTGGGAACGGTACGGATAATTTCCGTATAGGTTTCGCAGAGGATAGCCCTTCAAACGAAACGGACACACTCCGCTTGGATTATGTCTATGGCTGGTCCAACAGCGGGAGCGGTTTTATCGAGGGTTTTGGCGCTGTCTTCTGCCGGGTGGAGATCATGTAA
- a CDS encoding hypothetical protein (COG:S; EggNog:ENOG503P0AE), which produces MGIGRLLRVLCCRLWNDRGFRRFGYAVLGAYAAILLRCIYRIAEMAGGWGNHIMQDEWSFVVLEGIMVLIACLLLAFFPPGVLFPDMAARMAAGKKSAKGDVEGQTQTGTSTVEKGVVGGNVAETSTGTESEKEKAVPVSSTAVKKEESI; this is translated from the exons ATGGGAATAGGGCGATTATTGCGGGTATTGTGTTGCAG gttgtggaaTGATAGGGGGTTCAGGAGGTTTGGGTATGCGGTTTTGGGGGCGTATGCGGCTATTTTGTTGAGGTGTATTTACCG GATAGCAGAGATGGCTGGCGGCTGGGGAAATCACATCATGCAGGATGAATGGTCgtttgtggtgttggagggaaT AATGGTCCTTATCGCGTGTTTactcctcgccttcttccctcctGGGGTCTTGTTCCCAGATATGGCTGCGAGGATGGCAGCAGGTAAGAAGTCTGCCAAGGGCGACGTTGAGGGACAGACACAGACGGGAACTTCAACGGTTGAGAAAGGAGTTGTTGGTGGAAATGTTGCCGAGACGTCAACTGGGACAGAGtcagaaaaggaaaaggcagTGCCCGTGTCATCGACGGctgtgaagaaggaggagtcgATTTAG